The following are from one region of the Takifugu rubripes chromosome 12, fTakRub1.2, whole genome shotgun sequence genome:
- the LOC115251631 gene encoding microtubule-actin cross-linking factor 1-like, producing the protein MEEESGPKKNPLIRASSEERSSDPKCCSSPGDTLPWNLPRHHRMKRSKSASGDVLDPAERAVIRIAGKCLRRLKACEESEVLQEWLRRLLWRG; encoded by the exons ATGGAGGAGGAGTCAGGGCCCAAGAAGAACCCTTTAATCCGGGCTTCATCGGAGGAGCGCTCCAGCGATCCCAAATGCTGTTCGTCTCCTGGCGACACGCTGCCCTGGAACCTGCCCAGGCACCACCGCATGAAGCGCTCCAAGTCTGCCTCTGGAGACGTGCTGGATCCAGCCGAGAGGGCCGTCATCCGCATCGCAG GTAAGTGTCTGCGTCGCCTGAAAGCTTGTGAGGAGTCTGAGGTGTTGCAGGAGTGGCTGAGGAGGCTGCTCTGGAGGGGGTAG